The sequence GAGCGCCTTCTTGACCTGCTTGGTCTTGCCGGCCGCCGTTTCGATCAGCACGTAAGCTTTCATGTCTTGCCTCCTTGGGTCTTCTTCTTCGAGAACAGCAATGCGAGGGCGACCGCTCCGACGCCGGCGGCGACGGGCCAAAAGTTGGTTCGGAAGAAGGGTATGGCGAAGAACGGTGAGCGGCCGCGCGAGGGCCGGAGGCGCCCGTCGAGGAGCCCGCGCACGAGCTCCATCGCCTCGTCCATGAGGACGGTCAGCGTCGCCTTGGCGAACTCCGGGTCGGCCAGCGCGGGATGGCCCACGTATCCTTGCCCGCCGTTCCTCACGGGATAGTTGGGGATGAGCCGGTGCGCCATGGAGTAGCGGGCGGGCGGCAGGTCTCGCCAGCCGTCACCGACCAGGTCCGGCCGCAGCAGGAGCATCATCGACGTCTCCCACCAGCCGCCGTGCGCGTCCTCTGAGAAAGCCTCCCGCTCCTCGTCGGTGATGGGCCGGCCCAGCGCGGCTTCGAACTTGGGCACGTAGCGCCCCGACATGAGCCCCCAGGCGAGGTAGCCCGTTACCGACGCCATGGTCACCCCGTAGCGACGCGAGACGATGGCCGAGGCCTCTTCGAGAGCGACCAGGTGCCCAGGTCCCCCGTGGCCATTCGAGATCAGCAGGTGGCGGAACCCTGCGCGGGCGAGCGCGCTGCCGTAGTCCACAAGCAGGTCCCGCACCACGCGCTGGCGCATGGTGACGGTGCCTACCGTCTCGAAGGCGAAGGTGCCGAGGTGGAGCGTCGGCGCCAGGACCACGTGCCAGTCCGGGCGCTCGGCGACGAGGCGCTCGGCCATCGCCTCGGCGAAATACCGGCCCGTGTAGGCGTCGACGCCGAGGGGCAGGTGAGGGCCGTGGGTCTCGAGCGGGCTCGCGGTCAGGATGACGACGGTGCTCTCGCGCGGCAGCGCGTCGAGCGCCGGGCTCGAGAGCTCTTCGA is a genomic window of Candidatus Methylomirabilota bacterium containing:
- a CDS encoding creatininase family protein translates to MSIHLLEELSSPALDALPRESTVVILTASPLETHGPHLPLGVDAYTGRYFAEAMAERLVAERPDWHVVLAPTLHLGTFAFETVGTVTMRQRVVRDLLVDYGSALARAGFRHLLISNGHGGPGHLVALEEASAIVSRRYGVTMASVTGYLAWGLMSGRYVPKFEAALGRPITDEEREAFSEDAHGGWWETSMMLLLRPDLVGDGWRDLPPARYSMAHRLIPNYPVRNGGQGYVGHPALADPEFAKATLTVLMDEAMELVRGLLDGRLRPSRGRSPFFAIPFFRTNFWPVAAGVGAVALALLFSKKKTQGGKT